The following is a genomic window from Candidatus Methanoperedens sp..
CTGCGGCTTTTTTTATCTCACTCAAGATCAGGCCAATATAACCTTCGTTCCCCACAAGAGCAACTATCAAAGCATCCGGGCCGGCTGTATATGTTATCAGCTGTTTATCATTAGTTTGAACAATTATGGATTTTGGTTTCTGTTTACTCAATCGTATTGTGGTAGATTCAGCCGACATATATAAAGTAGCAGTTAAAGCAGCGAATGCTTCACTATCAAGTCCCGCACTTGCTTCCCTGGAAACCATAAGTAACCCTTGTTTTGAAACAATCGCGCAAAGTTCGACACCTCCGACTGACTGCAGATCATCAAGGATCTTTTCAAGCATATTCGCGATAGTGTCCATTAATTCCTCGGCAAATTCATTGCCTTATATACAACCTTCAAGAAATAGGTTACTATCTCTTCATTCAGGCAAACATGCCTTCTGAATGTAGATTCAGCTTTGAGGGAGCGATCAATAACTTCCTGATTGCTTTTTGGAAGTCTTCCATTCCAACACCAAAGCGCTCTTCCCTTACCGCGAACATCCCTGCTTCCATTGCGATCGCCTTCAGGTCGGAACCATTCGCGCCATCAGTAAGTGAGGACAGTTCCTCAAAATCAACCTCTTCTGATAGCTTCATTTTCCTGGAATGAATCTTTAGTATCATTTTTCGCGCATCCTTGCTTGGCATCGGGATAGAAATGAACCTGTCAAATCGTCCCGGGCGAAGAAGAGCAAGATCAAGAATATCAGGCCTGTTGGTTGCGGCGATGATCCTGACATTCCCCCTTGGATTAAATCCATCCATTTCCGAAAGCAGCTGCATCAATGTGCGCTGGACTTCACGATCCCCGGATGTAGCCGAATCAATCCTTTTTGCTCCTATGGAATCAAGCTCGTCTATGAATATGATGCTGGGTGATTTTTCTTTTGCCATTTTGAAAAGGTCCCTTACAAGCCGCGCTCCTTCACCGATATATTTTTGTACAAGTTCCGAGCCCACTATCCTGATAAATGTTGCTTTTGTCTGGTTTGCAACGGCTTTTGCAAGCAAGGATTTTCCTGTTCCGGGTGCGCCGTATAACAATATGCCTTTGGGAGGCTCAATCCCGATACGTTCGAATACCTCCGGTTTTGTAAGCGGCAGTTCAACAGTCTCTCGAAGTTCACGGATCGCTTCCTCAAGACCCCCGATATCCGAATATGAAACGTCAGGCGACTCTATGACTTCCATACCGTGTACGAACGGGTCCTTTGATGACGGAAGGATACCGACAACAGCAAGGCTCTGGTAGTTTAAAGAAACAGAAGTTCCGGGCACAAGTTCCGAGCTGTTGATTAACTGGGTTGATCCGACAACGAACTGCGGGCCTGTACTGCTCCTGATTATCACTTTCCCGCCATCAAGAACATCCACAACAGTACCCACAACAAGCGGAGGGGTTTTTATTCGTTCAAGCTCGCTTTTCAGCTGCCGTATCTCTCTTTCGTAATTAAGCACCTGGCTTTCAGTAAAACGCTTTTCCATTTCTACCTTATTGGCCTGTTCCCTGAGGAGATTGTTTCTTTCCTCAAGCATTTTTATCCTGTCCATCAGATAGCGTGAAAAATCATTGTTACCCATTGAGACCGGGCTTTCCTGGGGA
Proteins encoded in this region:
- the pan gene encoding proteasome-activating nucleotidase, yielding MSESQDNPQESPVSMGNNDFSRYLMDRIKMLEERNNLLREQANKVEMEKRFTESQVLNYEREIRQLKSELERIKTPPLVVGTVVDVLDGGKVIIRSSTGPQFVVGSTQLINSSELVPGTSVSLNYQSLAVVGILPSSKDPFVHGMEVIESPDVSYSDIGGLEEAIRELRETVELPLTKPEVFERIGIEPPKGILLYGAPGTGKSLLAKAVANQTKATFIRIVGSELVQKYIGEGARLVRDLFKMAKEKSPSIIFIDELDSIGAKRIDSATSGDREVQRTLMQLLSEMDGFNPRGNVRIIAATNRPDILDLALLRPGRFDRFISIPMPSKDARKMILKIHSRKMKLSEEVDFEELSSLTDGANGSDLKAIAMEAGMFAVREERFGVGMEDFQKAIRKLLIAPSKLNLHSEGMFA